A segment of the Methanobacterium spitsbergense genome:
ACAGGTAAAAAAGTTTCAATACTCGGATTTGGATGTATGCGACTTCCAACAGTAGATGAAAAACCTGAAAAGATAAACACACCCCTTGCAACCGAGATGATACACCATGCAATAGATGAGGGTGTAAACTACATTGACACAGCCTTCCCCTACCATGGAGGTATGAGTGAAATATTCGTTGGAAATGCTCTAAAAGAGGGTTACCGGGATGAGGTGTATCTGTCAACTAAACTTCCAAGCTGGTTAGTTCAGAAGAAGGAAGATCTAAATTATTTTCTGGATAAACAGCTTGAAAAACTTCAAACCGATAAAATAGATTTTTATCTTCTTCATGGCCTTCACAGAGATTTCTGGGGTACATTAATAAATGTGGATGTTTTTGATTTTCTTGACTCTGCAATTGAAGAAGGAAAAATTGGATATGCAGGCTTTTCATTCCATGATGAATTTGATTTCTTCAAGGAAGTTGTTGATTCTTATAACTGGAGCTTTTCCCAAATTCAGGATAACTATATGGACCAGAAATTCCAGGCAGGCAAAGCCGGACTTGAATATTCAGCATCTAAAGGTCTGGGAACAGTTATAATGGAACCTCTTAGAGGGGGATGTTTAACAACAAATATTCCATTTGAAGTGCAGGCAATATGGGACAAGGCAGAAGTTAAAAGAAGTCCTGCGGAATGGGCTTTTCGTTTCCTCTGGAACCAGCCAGAAGTTGATGTGGTTTTAAGTGGTATGACCACCATGGAACAAGTCACAGAAAACCTCAAAACAGCAGAGCAAGGTCATATCCACAGTCTTACAGATGATGAGTTGAATCTGTATGATGAAGTAAGAGAGATTTACACAGAAAAGATTCATGTTGGATGCACAGGCTGTAATTATTGTATGCCTTGTAAAAAAGGGGTTGATATCCCATTAAACCTGAATCTCTTAAACGATGTTTATATTTACGATAACATGAAAAAACCTACAGGAAATTATACATTTCTCAAGGCCAAAAAGATGAGTGCATCGTTCTGTGATGAATGCGGTGAGTGTGAAGATAAATGCACACAAAATATTA
Coding sequences within it:
- a CDS encoding aldo/keto reductase, translated to MLYRTLGKTGKKVSILGFGCMRLPTVDEKPEKINTPLATEMIHHAIDEGVNYIDTAFPYHGGMSEIFVGNALKEGYRDEVYLSTKLPSWLVQKKEDLNYFLDKQLEKLQTDKIDFYLLHGLHRDFWGTLINVDVFDFLDSAIEEGKIGYAGFSFHDEFDFFKEVVDSYNWSFSQIQDNYMDQKFQAGKAGLEYSASKGLGTVIMEPLRGGCLTTNIPFEVQAIWDKAEVKRSPAEWAFRFLWNQPEVDVVLSGMTTMEQVTENLKTAEQGHIHSLTDDELNLYDEVREIYTEKIHVGCTGCNYCMPCKKGVDIPLNLNLLNDVYIYDNMKKPTGNYTFLKAKKMSASFCDECGECEDKCTQNINIRKYLKETVETFEN